In a single window of the Spirochaetaceae bacterium genome:
- a CDS encoding NAD(P)-dependent oxidoreductase produces MKLVVFGGSGRIGRHVVGELIAHGHTVINADRSPPPHVTWLYDQAGAELYVHTDLSRLGDVVSVLRGADGLVQLAAIPNPTGHVAAEVFHTNMVTDFNVLEAADLLGIPKLVMSSSINALGASFNGGVVAPRYFPIDEEHETRCEEIYSTTKWLGEELAAAYGRRREVQIASLRYTWVMDEAIRERTRAGGDPLAQQERGAKGLWSWIDIRDVAGACRLALEASWRGHERFWINAADTILDLRTTDALARWYPGVPLKAALDGHAAVLSIAKARRLLGWQPAHSWH; encoded by the coding sequence ATGAAGCTCGTCGTGTTCGGGGGCTCGGGGAGGATCGGGCGTCACGTGGTGGGGGAACTGATCGCCCACGGCCATACCGTGATCAACGCCGACCGGTCGCCGCCGCCGCACGTCACCTGGCTGTATGACCAGGCTGGCGCGGAGCTGTACGTGCACACGGACCTGTCGCGGCTGGGCGACGTGGTATCGGTGCTGCGCGGCGCCGATGGCCTGGTTCAACTCGCGGCGATTCCCAACCCCACCGGCCACGTGGCCGCCGAGGTGTTCCACACCAACATGGTGACCGACTTCAACGTGCTGGAGGCGGCCGACCTGCTCGGCATACCGAAGCTGGTGATGTCGTCGTCGATCAACGCGCTCGGCGCTTCCTTCAACGGCGGCGTGGTGGCGCCGCGCTACTTTCCCATCGACGAGGAGCACGAAACGCGCTGCGAGGAGATCTACTCCACCACCAAGTGGCTGGGCGAGGAATTGGCCGCCGCCTACGGGCGCCGGCGCGAGGTGCAGATCGCCAGCCTGCGCTACACCTGGGTGATGGACGAGGCGATCCGGGAGCGGACGCGGGCCGGCGGCGATCCGCTGGCGCAGCAGGAGCGCGGCGCCAAGGGGTTGTGGTCGTGGATCGACATCCGCGACGTGGCCGGCGCCTGCCGGCTGGCGCTGGAGGCTTCCTGGCGCGGCCACGAGCGGTTCTGGATCAACGCCGCCGACACCATCCTGGACCTGCGCACGACCGACGCGCTGGCCAGGTGGTACCCGGGCGTGCCGTTGAAGGCGGCGCTGGACGGCCACGCCGCCGTGCTGAGCATCGCCAAGGCGCGCCGCCTGCTCGGCTGGCAACCCGCCCACTCCTGGCACTGA